GATGGCGCTACAGTTGACCTGGTGAAGTTCAGTGTGCCTAAATAGGGTATGGAGCTTCAAATTGTACGGGTCGAGAAACCGGAGAATCTGAACGTTATCCTGGGCATGAGCCACTTCATCAAGACCGTCGAGGACTTGCACGAGGCCCTGGTAACGGCGGTTCCGGGAATCAAATTTGGACTCGCTTTTTGCGAAGCCTCCGGCAAGCGCCTGATTCGCAAGAGCGGCACCTCGGAGGAGCTCGTCGATCTGGCCGTCCGGAACGCCTTAGCCATTGGGGCAGGCCACTCCTTTCTAATCGTGCTGGGAGAGGGGTATTTTCCCATCAACGTTTTGCACGCTGTCAGGGCGTGCCCTGAGGTGGTTCGGGTCTTTGCCGCTACCGCCAACCCGCTTTCGGTAATTGTGGCCGAACAAGACG
This genomic stretch from Meiothermus sp. harbors:
- a CDS encoding adenosine-specific kinase: MELQIVRVEKPENLNVILGMSHFIKTVEDLHEALVTAVPGIKFGLAFCEASGKRLIRKSGTSEELVDLAVRNALAIGAGHSFLIVLGEGYFPINVLHAVRACPEVVRVFAATANPLSVIVAEQDDQRGIVGVLDGQKPLGVEAEEDIRWRKDILRRFGYKLG